A single region of the Ziziphus jujuba cultivar Dongzao chromosome 10, ASM3175591v1 genome encodes:
- the LOC107411648 gene encoding putative RNA polymerase II subunit B1 CTD phosphatase RPAP2 homolog, translating to MAKEQQQSPISVSEAVYKLQLSLLQGIRDGNHLFAAGSIMSRSDYNDVVTERSIANLCGYPLCFNSLPPNPPRKGRFHLSRKDQKILDLRETNMYCSSDCFNGSKAFASGFLKEERCSPLDLAKIRSVLKLFEEEDHDDSVLEGDVGDLGLSGLKIEEKTGTRVGDVDLEHWVGPSNAIEGYVPQREQMSKQFASKSPKQESKANSTKTTSTKDLLVNEIDFMSTIITNDEYSVSKMRSGLTDTKFDEKLREPKRNLSGDAAKNQFTVLETSSTTINGNDSERKAIQSKGESSKIALENELGVQELPSTSTRYKSGSHASTGQAEEEPQVEKADISNEATLKPSLKPAGTKKLRRSVTWADEKTDSTGIRNLLEVREIEDMNLDMDKLSLNPSGAKKVSHTLTQDTERIESRGSRSLCDIREMEDRKEAPDVSFSKYVEEKDDMLRFSSAEACAIALGEASEAVASGESDVTGAMSEAGIIIFPHQEDADEGESSEDVDEGESSEDVDEEESLIDVDASEPEKAPQKWPIKPGTKHSDMFDPEDSWFDAPPEGFSLTLSSFATMWNALFTWTTSSTLAYICGRDESLHEEYLSVNGREYPQKIVLGDGRSSEIKQTLAGSLARALPGVVVQLKLRIPISNLEKGMGRLLDTMSFTEALPALRMKQWQVIVLLFIEALSVCRLPALTPHMTNRRMLHKVLDGTQISAEEYEVMKDLIIPLGRAPHFSAQSGA from the exons ATGGCGAAGGAACAGCAGCAATCGCCAATCTCAGTCTCAGAAGCCGTATACAAGCTCCAACTCTCTCTTCTCCAAGGCATTCGCGATGGCAACCATCTTTTCGCAGCTGGTTCGATCATGTCCCGCTCCGATTACAACGACGTCGTAACGGAGCGCTCAATCGCCAACCTCTGTGGTTACCCTCTCTGCTTCAATTCTCTACCTCCTAATCCTCCCCGTAAAGGTCGCTTCCATCTTTCCCGCAAGGACCAGAAGATTCTAGACCTGCGTGAGACCAACATGTATTGCTCCTCTGATTGTTTTAACGGCAGCAAAGCCTTTGCTTCTGGGTTTTTGAAGGAAGAGAGGTGTTCGCCTCTGGATTTGGCGAAGATTCGCTCGGTTCTCAAGCTGTTTGAGGAGGAGGATCATGATGATTCGGTTTTGGAAGGTGATGTTGGGGATTTGGGATTGTCTGGGTTGAAGATTGAGGAGAAGACGGGAACTCGTGTTGGTGATGTGGATTTGGAGCACTGGGTTGGTCCTTCAAATGCAATTGAAGGGTATGTCCCCCAGAGAGAGCAAATGTCCAAGCAGTTTGCTTCGAAAAGTCCCAAACAag AGTCTAAAGCTAACAGTACTAAGACGACCAGTACGAAAGATCTCCTCGTCAATGAGATTGATTTTATGAGCACCATAATTACCAACGATGAATATAGTGTGTCTAAAATGCGGTCGGGATTAACGGATACTAAATTCGATGAAAAATTAAGAGAACCAAAGAGAAATTTGAGTGGCGATGCTGCGAAGAATCAGTTCACTGTATTGGAAACATCATCTACTACTATAAATGGGAATGATTCTGAAAGGAAAGCTATACAATCGAAAGGGGAAAGTAGCAAAATTGCCTTGGAGAATGAGCTTGGCGTTCAAGAATTGCCTTCAACTTCAACTCGCTACAAAAGTGGTTCACATGCAAGTACTGGACAAGCAGAAGAGGAACCCCAAGTAGAGAAGGCAGATATATCAAATGAAGCAACCCTTAAACCTTCCCTTAAACCTGCAGGGACAAAGAAACTTAGACGCTCCGTTACCTGGGCTGATGAGAAAACTGATAGCACTGGGATTAGAAATCTTCTTGAGGTTAGAGAAATTGAAGATATGAATCTTGATATGGACAAACTGTCTCTTAACCCTTCAGGGGCAAAGAAAGTCAGTCACACTCTTACCCAGGACACTGAAAGGATTGAAAGCAGGGGTAGTAGAAGTCTTTGTGACATTAGAGAAATGGAAGATAGGAAAGAAGCTCCTGATGTTTCATTTAGTAAGTATGTGGAAGAAAAAGATGATATGTTGCGTTTTTCTTCAGCGGAGGCATGTGCAATAGCATTGGGCGAGGCATCAGAAGCTGTAGCCTCAGGAGAATCTGATGTCACTGGTGCCA TGTCTGAAGCTGGAATTATCATATTTCCACATCAGGAGGATGCTGATGAAGGGGAATCTTCGGAGGATGTTGATGAAGGAGAATCTTCAGAGGATGTTGATGAAGAGGAGTCTTTGATAGATGTTGATGCTTCTGAACCAGAAAAAGCTCCTCAAAAGTGGCCAATAAAGCCTGGAACTAAACACTCTGATATGTTTGACCCTGAGGATTCTTGGTTTGATGCACCACCTGAGGGTTTCAGTTTAACA TTATCGTCTTTTGCAACAATGTGGAATGCATTATTTACATGGACGACATCATCTACTTTGGCTTATATATGTGGACGGGATGAGAGTCTTCATGAAGAGTATCTATCAGTCAATGGGAGGGAGTACCCCCAGAAGATTGTCTTGGGAGATGGTCGTTCTTCTGAAATCAAGCAAACTCTGGCTGGTTCTCTTGCTCGAGCTTTACCTGGAGTTGTTGTGCAGCTCAAGCTGCGAATTCCAATATCTAATTTAGAGAAAGGAATG GGGCGCTTGTTGGATACAATGTCTTTCACTGAAGCACTACCAGCACTTAGGATGAAGCAATGGCAAGTGATTGTCCTTCTTTTTATCGAGGCTCTATCTGTTTGTAGGCTTCCTGCATTAACCCCACACATGACAAATAGAAGGATGCTTCACAAG GTGTTGGATGGTACCCAAATAAGTGCAGAAGAGTATGAGGTTATGAAGGATCTCATAATACCTCTTGGGCGAGCACCTCATTTCTCGGCTCAGAGCGGTGCTTAA
- the LOC107411657 gene encoding shaggy-related protein kinase alpha — protein MASVGVAPAGMREHPSGHTVGVDKLPEEMNDMKIRDDKEMEATVVDGNGTETGHIIVTTIGGRNGQPKQTISYMAERVVGHGSFGVVFQAKCLETGETVAIKKVLQDKRYKNRELQTMRLLDHPNVVSLKHCFFSTTEKDELYLNLVLEYVPETVHRVIKHYNKLNQRMPQIYVKLYTYQIFRALSYIHRCIGVCHRDIKPQNLLVNPHTHQVKLCDFGSAKVLVKGEPNISYICSRYYRAPELIFGATEYTTAIDIWSAGCVLAELLLGQPLFPGESGVDQLVEIIKVLGTPTREEIKCMNPNYTEFKFPQIKAHPWHKIFHKRMPPEAVDLVSRLLQYSPNLRCSALDALIHPFFDELREPNTRLPNGRFLPPLFNFKSHELKGVSVEILVKLIPEHARKQCPFLGL, from the exons ATGGCTTCAGTGGGGGTGGCGCCTGCTGGTATGAGAGAACATCCCAGTGGCCATACTGTAGGTGTTGATAAGTTGCCTGAGGAAATGAATGACATGAAAATTAGGGATGACAAG GAAATGGAAGCCACAGTTGTTGATGGTAATGGGACAGAGACGGGGCATATAATTGTGACAACTATTGGTGGTAGGAATGGCCAGCCAAAGCAG ACGATAAGTTACATGGCTGAGCGAGTTGTTGGGCATGGATCATTTGGAGTTGTATTCCAA GCAAAGTGCTTGGAGACTGGTGAAACTGTGGCTATAAAGAAGGTTCTTCAAGACAAAAGATACAAGAATCGTGAGCTGCAAACCATGCGTCTTCTAGATCACCCAAATGTTGTTTCTTTGAAGCATTGTTTCTTTTCAACGactgaaaaagatgaactttatCTCAACTTAGTACTTGAATATGTACCTGAAACTGTTCATCGTGTGATCAAACACTACAACAAGTTGAACCAGAGAATGCCTCAGATATATGTTAAGCTCTACACTTATCAG ATTTTTAGGGCTTTGTCGTACATTCATCGATGTATTGGAGTGTGTCATCGGGATATTAAACCTCAAAATCTTTTG GTCAATCCACACACCCACCAAGTAAAATTATGTGACTTTGGAAGTGCAAAAGTTTTG GTGAAAGGAGAGCCAAATATATCTTATATCTGCTCTAGATACTATAGGGCGCCAGAGCTTATATTTGGAGCAACTGAGTATACTACTGCCATTGATATCTGGTCTGCTGGCTGTGTTCTTGCAGAGCTACTGCTCGGACAG CCTCTGTTTCCTGGTGAGAGTGGAGTGGATCAGCTTGTTGAAATTATCAAG GTTTTGGGCACTCCGACAAGAGAGGAGATTAAATGCATGAACCCTAACTACACAGAGTTCAAATTCCCTCAAATTAAAGCTCACCCATGGCACAAG aTATTCCATAAGCGTATGCCTCCAGAAGCTGTTGATCTGGTTTCAAGACTGCTGCAGTACTCTCCTAACTTACGATGCTCAGCT CTGGATGCCTTGATTCATCCATTTTTTGACGAGCTCCGTGAACCAAACACTCGCTTGCCTAATGGGCGTTTTCTTCCACcgttattcaattttaaatcccATG AATTGAAGGGGGTGTCAGTGGAGATTTTGGTGAAATTGATTCCGGAGCACGCAAGAAAGCAATGCCCCTTTCTTGGCTTGTGA
- the LOC107411643 gene encoding zinc finger CCCH domain-containing protein 3, translating to MPLGKYYCDYCDKYFQDTPSARKRHLQGLQHLRAKALWYDSFKDPHQPYAESFGKGVCNRFVNTGFCQYGDSCRYVHPMNRMQNLNPQGISGFADSSQLPTFQGNQLFGGSSVPGDMVRDRMGMSWGNLPPSLKPPPECGYPMFPFVDWG from the exons ATGCCATTGGGAAAATATTACTGTGATTACTGCGACAAATATTTCCAGGACACTCCTTCTGCTAGGAAACGCCATCTTCAAGGTCTCCAGCACCTCAGAGCCAAAGCTCTCTGGTACGACTCCttcaaag ATCCCCATCAACCTTATGCTGAAAGCTTCGGCAAAGGGGTTTGCAACCGCTTTGTCAATACG GGATTTTGCCAATATGGGGATTCTTGCAGATACGTTCATCCCATGAACAGGATGCAGAATTTGAATCCTCAAGGGATATCGG GTTTCGCTGATAGTAGTCAGCTACCAACTTTTCAAGGAAATCAATTATTTGGAGGTAGCTCTGTGCCAG GTGATATGGTTAGAGATAGAATGGGAATGTCATGGGGTAATCTACCTCCATCACTAAAGCCTCCTCCAGAGTGCGGATATCCGATGTTTCCCTTTGTGGACTGGGGTTAG